One region of Kazachstania africana CBS 2517 chromosome 3, complete genome genomic DNA includes:
- the GDS1 gene encoding Gds1p (similar to Saccharomyces cerevisiae GDS1 (YOR355W); ancestral locus Anc_7.34): protein MALTNSRPLQIPTMENDMLHNNSSPIFAFNTLNVSNGNNNMSFPGSETVNLPDINPSVNPNSDLLFDANGNDVSDNSMSRTNSNISAKPSRNNIGNSNSTPKKENPLLEISKLIPVTGERPMPNDKKLVLDDDVLYNVFIILWEQDPHQQGMTVKQLCDHLLVNHPEMSNLSTKLSNLVSAKLNAYVKKIEKGEKTLIYAISREWSNSSPRRMLYIYRGILAPDYKAQAQKVANELKQQFQTANNNASNDLSTFFDTLTKTPINKNNQNLNGKNQVIPSNLAFSLSPEFNIPYSSSPVSVTLNTASSQANSSMKPNNDDLMKPPSAPITNMSKKRSFVNSEKSARSKSSTPLSKKVKSSDSSLTLSNMNNNNSSSSTSISQSSIVTSSNQEVAQTPSTYVTAVAAAPRLSKLLPRNNSFNKSSNNNGMSGSIASSIHNLILTQTPVSRSPTSKNEITNEDWSNIVRNGFLTTDIESPESISLDELDNIFD, encoded by the coding sequence ATGGCATTAACTAATTCGAGACCTCTACAAATCCCAACAATGGAGAACGATATGCTTCATAATAATAGCTCTCCTATATTTGCATTCAATACTTTGAATGTCAGTAATGGCAACAATAATATGTCGTTCCCTGGTTCAGAAACCGTTAACTTACCTGACATTAATCCATCTGTAAACCCAAACTCAGATCTCCTTTTCGATGCTAACGGTAATGACGTTTCTGATAATAGCATGTCAAGAACAAATAGTAACATATCTGCAAAACCAAGTAGAAATAATATTGGTAACAGTAACAGCACTCCCAAAAAGGAGAATCCTTTACtggaaatatcaaaattaatcCCAGTCACCGGTGAGAGACCGATGCCAAATGACAAAAAATTAGTTTTGGATGATGATGTATTATATAATGTCTTTATCATCTTATGGGAACAAGATCCACATCAACAAGGTATGACCGTGAAACAACTTTGTGATCATCTTCTTGTAAATCATCCTGAAatgtcaaatttatcaacGAAGTTGTCAAATTTAGTATCTGCTAAATTGAACGCCTAcgtcaaaaaaattgaaaaaggtgAAAAGACTTTAATTTATGCAATCTCAAGAGAATGGTCGAATTCTTCCCCAAGAAGAATGCTTTATATTTATAGAGGTATACTTGCGCCAGATTATAAAGCCCAAGCTCAAAAAGTTgcaaatgaattgaaacaaCAGTTTCAAACTGCAAACAACAATGCATCAAACGATCTATCAACCTTTTTTGACACTTTAACAAAGACTCCAATAAATAAGaacaatcaaaatttaaatggCAAGAATCAAGTTATACCATCAAATTTAGCTTTTTCTCTGAGTCCAGAATTCAATATTCCTTATTCTTCATCCCCTGTATCTGTAACATTAAACACTGCATCCTCGCAAGCAAATAGCAGCATGAAACCCAATAATGATGACTTAATGAAACCACCTTCCGCACCGATAACAAATATGTCCAAGAAGAGATCTTTCGTCAATTCTGAAAAAAGTGCAAGATCGAAATCATCAACTCCACTAAGTAAAAAAGTCAAATCCTCAGACTCATCTTTAACGttatcaaatatgaataaCAACAATAGCAGTAGTAGCACAAGTATATCCCAATCAAGCATTGTCacttcttcaaatcaaGAGGTTGCACAGACACCATCAACTTATGTAACAGCTGTAGCTGCTGCACCAAGACTTTCCAAATTATTACCAAGAAATAACTCTTTCAACAAGTCTTCTAACAATAATGGTATGAGTGGTAGCATCGCCTCTTCGATTCATAATCTCATCTTAACCCAGACTCCGGTTTCTAGGTCACCCACTTCCAAGAATGAAATAACCAATGAAGATTGGTCTAACATTGTTAGAAATGGATTTTTAACTACTGATATTGAATCTCCTGAATCAATATCTttagatgaattagatAATATATTCGATTAG
- the SOG2 gene encoding Sog2p (similar to Saccharomyces cerevisiae SOG2 (YOR353C); ancestral locus Anc_7.39), translated as MTSSNVDPSTAPSFNDRNAIANRTHERKHSTESAILEEVIKNELSRQDSNDKTTVKIVGLDLKILTEESILLFEEATRLSLRKNKLSGLPTNFSMLQNLRYLDLNSNRFCEIPPILFECLQLEILDLSSNNIREIPKDIPSLWSKNLKILSLKNNRVSSIYDLRNILKLDNLNVLEIEGNYIPKEELELIETYSPNLTGLASDEYWTIALRRYFEDHPEGSNTNKISKASKRMGFINTANDDSRSSSNSTSASEGEPVSSVTPLKTEGSHNHNASNDLYNHSKYNDYFKRLSILPEEVVPDEKHRISHTELVVACRKLLFSFTECQEAIRKIASFCKDKSVAVNIVSLLYSVRSHIDNLVEILQQAENEENFHDQPLIKLCITIIGSFKQIISFLRKNFKTFFEEDDLCFLRMFYMTLLCSYNEIYNAWSYISSELPPKSNNSGKIIRTQTRKRSESFVVGNEHSHEVNNVISEVPHTNSSSIMHKIRTKSVTLQNSHLLQTASSVSSNNEKSANMRSLGSSVLPGTITSSTANKASNLAGADDVNGDISNISNHSSSSSVIISQMILPTERQGETGKQKSEVIIERTNASPSSVSANSSNNSSRSISVNATNANNNPVSSLNNNTGASPSASSPASSSKVSTNVTTVNTSANASVPIAASVNSSSSVVTSEQDSKSTISSEAQQNIDLQLHQMLSNVVKMVSVVYNQLTSAISKTALASTIGKQVLTDSLASKIRDLTDTCCQAMDLSKILDERLQLLLNNDPLIVEKYLSTVEKLKTWEKINAFLKSIISILGNTKVIMADLPNLNEIRPNLASLAKITKDVTVILDSSSYKSVSVTASQIQKQQHLQQMQLQQQQQVHTHQQQINSHTHVPLLTPQPLSGNINPFEQL; from the coding sequence atgacgTCTTCTAATGTTGATCCCTCGACAGCTCCATCCTTTAATGACAGAAATGCCATTGCAAATAGAACACATGAAAGAAAACATAGTACTGAGAGTGCTATCTTGGAAGAAGTGATCAAAAATGAACTTTCAAGACAGGATTCAAATGATAAGACCACCGTTAAAATAGTTGGTTTAgatctcaaaattttaacCGAAGAGTCAATATTACTGTTTGAAGAGGCTACTAGGCTTTCGCTCAGGAAGAATAAACTTAGTGGTTTGCCCACTAATTTCAGCATGTTGCAAAATCTTAGATATCTGGACCTAAACTCGAATCGTTTCTGCGAAATTCCCCCAATTTTATTCGAATGTTTACAATTAGAAATACTGGACTTATCTTCAAACAATATACGAGAAATTCCTAAGGACATTCCGTCACTTTGGAgcaagaatttgaaaatcttGTCATTAAAGAATAACAGGGTTTCATCTATCTATGATCTGAggaatatattgaaattagacAATTTAAACGTTTTAGAGATAGAAGGAAATTATATTCCGAAGGAAGAGTTGGAGCTGATTGAAACATATTCACCTAATTTAACAGGATTGGCAAGTGATGAATATTGGACTATTGCCCTGagaagatattttgaagacCATCCAGAAGGTTCAAAcacaaataaaatatcaaaagcATCGAAGAGAATGGGATTTATTAATACGGCAAATGATGACTCCAGATCTAGCAGTAACAGCACAAGTGCTTCGGAAGGCGAGCCTGTAAGTTCTGTCACGCCCCTGAAAACTGAAGGTAGTCATAACCACAATGCATCTAATGATTTGTATAACCATTCCAAGTACAAcgattatttcaaaaggCTATCTATCCTACCAGAAGAGGTGGTCCCTGATGAAAAACATAGAATTTCCCATACAGAGCTAGTGGTTGCGTGcagaaaattattatttagtTTCACTGAATGTCAAGAAGctataagaaaaattgcaTCTTTCTGTAAGGACAAATCAGTCGCTGTAAATATTGTCTCATTACTTTATTCTGTTAGATCTCATATCGATAATCTGGTGGAAATTCTTCAGCAAgctgaaaatgaagagaaTTTCCATGATCAGCcattaattaaattatgCATTACGATAATCGGATCTTTTAAacaaattatttcttttctcagAAAAAACTTCAAAACCTTTTTCGAAGAAGACGATTTATGTTTCCTTAGAATGTTTTACATGACCTTATTATGTTCTtacaatgaaatttataaCGCATGGAGTTATATAAGCTCAGAACTTCCTCCAAAAAGCAATAATAGTGGTAAGATAATACGGACacaaacaagaaaaagaagcgAATCATTTGTTGTTGGTAACGAACACTCACATGAAGTAAATAATGTTATTTCTGAGGTCCCCCATACAAATAGTAGCTCAATTATGCATAAAATAAGAACAAAGAGTGTTACTCTTCAAAACAGTCACCTGCTACAGACGGCATCTAGTGTCAGTTCCAACAATGAAAAGAGTGCAAATATGCGAAGCTTGGGTTCTTCAGTGTTGCCCGGCACTATTACCTCATCAACTGCGAATAAAGCTTCAAATTTAGCTGGAGCAGATGATGTGAATGGAGATATAAGCAATATATCTAATCACtcgtcgtcatcatcaGTGATCATATCACAAATGATACTTCCTACGGAACGCCAAGGGGAAACTGGTAAGCAAAAATCTGAAGTTATTATAGAACGAACGAACGCGTCACCCAGTTCCGTCTCGGCCAATTCATCgaataattcatcaagATCCATTTCTGTAAATGCTACAAATGCAAATAACAACCCGGTTTCAAGCctcaataataatactgGGGCGTCGCCATCTGCATCTTCTCcagcttcttcttcaaaggTGTCTACAAATGTGACTACAGTAAATACATCTGCTAATGCGAGTGTGCCAATCGCTGCAAGTGTAAATAGCTCTAGCTCGGTGGTGACTTCAGAACAGGACAGCAAATCGACAATTTCGAGTGAAGCACAACAAAACATTGATTTACAGTTGCACCAAATGTTGAGTAATGTTGTCAAAATGGTGAGCGTTGTCTATAACCAGTTAACGAGTGCAATATCAAAGACTGCATTGGCAAGTACCATTGGGAAGCAGGTTTTAACTGACTCGTTGGCGTCGAAAATTCGTGATTTGACAGACACATGTTGTCAAGCAATGGATTTGTCGAAAATTCTGGATGAAAGATTACAGTTGctattaaataatgatcCTTTAATAGTAGAAAAATACCTAAGTACAGTGGAGAAATTAAAAACCTGGGAAAAGATAAATGCATTTCTAAAATCGATCATCTCTATTTTGGGCAATACTAAAGTGATAATGGCAGATTTACCGAATTTAAACGAAATACGACCAAATTTAGCCTCATTGGCTAAAATAACTAAGGACGTGACTGTTATTTTAGATTCGAGTTCATACAAAAGTGTTTCTGTTACAGCATCACAAATTCAGAAACAGCAACACTTACAGCAAATGCAGTtgcaacagcagcaacagGTGCATACACATCAACAGCAAATTAACAGTCACACACATGTACCTCTATTAACACCGCAACCTCTATCTGGTAATATCAACCCATTTGAGCAAttatag
- the MSC6 gene encoding Msc6p (similar to Saccharomyces cerevisiae MSC6 (YOR354C); ancestral locus Anc_7.37) produces the protein MLSKAASNKSTKLLFILNRFQSTTTTKFSFNNSNQRTHPLTLLNRKLTGELNTTNDLEAVYNDFNTELSKLNNINLSKSFSLNQFNSKILKLSIVSTDSKLDPYVLLDKLCEYQLARSQHFEILMNYYLDQKRPQDVLNLWIKYLSMITENPNTLMINTSGSMKNFNSKIYNPHENIIAITMVAYLLLPNNNPDLNTLNQILQLDSNQQIMANLTELPVIKVEELISSRLEDDEKDTARDNFNNLVSQYMNSHPNWLPDKIQNTYSLRKLRSLHNLAKSNDIKDTGTVLKLMERALDLASPRYSIDIYSQFKDSVVDLSTLNDFLLVAVANLGSNSKRYKLTRIQALWNDLIKKNITENSYTMLFKALLHSKNFNELESVWNNELPENFKANQLILESYLNSILNFQKVSFNDIKDKLPNEIQTLDLVNNVLKRVLYDPTIRNRKVFDDFYTKYFENKRFTPNIMTVATKLFADFKYTKDRDSFKFMANIPQNFSEDFSKFLMVLENFIKISPTTDPIHQLFNEVKLPLNSKKYKIFIDAEFFKNDGSTELAEVLFEEYLDLLHETKHSNLSTTMMNQFIREVLDSMVVGYCHVLKLKRPMSQFPKLEKYYKLYKEISCDIPVPVLKTLLATFRVAASKQGSFLADAEVKFIERVLLDISKDKRRFRPNQKDLDTLREKGIKIPEKLEQKPLHVDQPPNPTEQTG, from the coding sequence ATGCTTTCTAAAGCAGCTTCTAATAAGTCAACCAAGTTATTATTCATTCTCAATAGATTTCAATCTACTACTACAactaaattttcattcaataattcgAATCAAAGAACACATCCTTTAACGTTATTAAATAGGAAACTAACCGGCGAATTAAACACCACTAACGATCTGGAAGCTGTATACAATGATTTTAACACCGAACTTTccaaattgaataatataaatttgaGTAAATCATTCAGtttaaatcaatttaaCTCTAAGatattaaaattatcaattgtCTCGACTGATTCAAAACTAGATCCTTACGTCTTACTGGATAAATTATGTGAATATCAATTAGCAAGATCTCaacattttgaaatcttaatgaattattatctAGATCAAAAAAGACCACAGGATGTTCTCAACTTATGGATAAAATATCTTTCCATGATAACGGAAAATCCAAACACTTTAATGATAAATACAAGTGGTTccatgaaaaattttaactCAAAGATATATAATCCTcatgaaaatatcattgCAATAACTATGGTTGCCTATTTATTGttaccaaataataacCCTGATCTAAATACTTTAAACCAAATTTTACAACTAGATTCAAATCAACAAATAATGGCTAACTTAACTGAGTTGCCGGTAATAAAAGTCGAAGAACTTATTTCCTCACGGTTAGAGGATGATGAGAAAGATACCGCTAGagataatttcaataacttaGTGAGTCAATATATGAATTCTCATCCCAATTGGTTACCAGATAAAATTCAGAATACCTACAGTTTGAGAAAATTAAGATCTCTGCATAACTTGGCCAAATCTAATGATATTAAGGACACTGGAACGGTACTGAAACTAATGGAAAGAGCGCTAGATTTAGCGAGTCCAAGGTATTCGATTGACATTTACTCTCAGTTTAAAGATTCTGTGGTCGATTTGTCAACcttgaatgattttttattggTTGCAGTGGCAAATTTAGGTTCAAATTCTAAGAGATACAAACTGACAAGAATTCAGGCACTCTGGAATGACTtaattaagaaaaatattaccGAAAACTCTTACACAATGTTATTTAAGGCGTTATTACattctaaaaattttaatgaattggAATCGGTCTGGAATAATGAATTAcctgaaaattttaaggCAAATCAGTTAATCCTAGAATCATATCTAAATTCTAtcttaaattttcaaaaggtCTCTTTCAATGACATCAAGGATAAATTGCCTAATGAAATTCAAACTTTAGATCTAGTGAACAATGTCCTAAAAAGAGTTCTCTACGATCCAACTATCAGAAACAGGAAAGTCTTCGACGATTTTtatacaaaatatttcgaAAACAAACGCTTCACTCCAAATATTATGACTGTAGCAACTAAATTATTTGcagatttcaaatatacAAAGGATAGAGATTCATTCAAGTTCATGGCAAACATTCCCCAAAATTTCTCAGAAgatttttctaaatttttgatggtcctagaaaattttatcaagatTTCACCAACGACGGATCCAATCCATCaattatttaatgaagTTAAGTTACCTTTGAATTCTaaaaagtataaaattttcattgatgcagaattcttcaaaaacgATGGTTCGACAGAGCTTGCAGAAGTTTTGTTTGAAGAATATCTCGATCTATTACACGAAACAAAACACTCTAACTTATCAACTACCATGATGAATCAGTTTATAAGAGAAGTTCTGGATTCAATGGTGGTTGGATATTGTCATGTTTTAAAGTTGAAAAGGCCCATGTCACAATTTCCAAAACtggaaaaatattataagtTGTATAAGGAAATAAGCTGTGATATTCCTGTCCCTGTACTGAAAACACTATTGGCCACTTTCAGGGTTGCAGCATCAAAGCAAGGTTCATTCTTGGCCGATGCTGAAGTCAAGTTTATAGAGCGTGTTCTACTGGACATCAgtaaagataaaagaagATTCAGACCGAATCAAAAGGACCTGGACACTTTACGGGAAAAAGGTATCAAAATTCCTGAGAAGCTTGAACAGAAGCCCTTGCATGTGGATCAGCCACCGAATCCAACGGAGCAAACTGGCTGA
- the KAFR0C05090 gene encoding uncharacterized protein (similar to Saccharomyces cerevisiae CLN3 (YAL040C); ancestral locus Anc_7.36), which yields MINEPTAVNLIELSKTRHRISSMKSNDTNLVKRELLCHQSTINEYKDKIINHLFKNEFNSNIPNLSCFNSQPSIDSNMRCLIFEFIVCCHSRLSLSTKTLFATFNLIDNYTSKFIIKNYNYQLLALTSLWIASKNFDLKRNTPTLNMLRNLCCNTYSKQQFKDMELHILKSFDWSLSMMNPTPDTFIDLNLFQRIENNHNQVNINNIRILSLMLCELTYFNLNLRFKTQFSNLSNLIVDISIALETNNLTRLTDFEVTFLKDLFNTNFNIPSCFKLKYDNFKISKILDFKERVTNMNDSLILDDYFGPIIDTRHQQQQEKIRLRHTVGSKTSAIITNISMPLTPTTPIYIKKRYLDEVDDEDESEHDSCKRICN from the coding sequence atgATTAATGAACCAACTGCTGTCAATTTGATAGAATTATCCAAAACTAGACATagaatttcttcaatgaaatcaaatgataCAAATTTGGTGAAGAGAGAATTATTATGCCATCAATCTACaattaatgaatataaAGACAAGATTATAAAtcatttattcaaaaatgaattcaaCTCAAATATACCAAATTTATCGTGTTTCAATTCACAACCTTCAATCGATTCAAATATGAGATGCCTCATTTTTGAGTTCATCGTCTGCTGCCATTCGAGATTATCTTTGTCAACAAAGACTCTTTTCGCTACTTTCaatttaattgataattatacttcaaaatttataattaAAAACTATaattatcaattattaGCATTAACCTCATTATGGATCGCTTCTAAAAATTTCGACCTAAAGAGAAACACACCAACTTTAAATATGTTACGAAATCTTTGTTGTAATACCTATTCAAAACAACAATTTAAAGACATGGAATTACATATATTAAAGTCATTCGATTGGTCATTATCAATGATGAATCCTACGCCTGATACATTCATAGATTTAAATCTTTTCCAAcgaattgaaaataatcaCAATCAAgtaaatattaataatattaggATCTTGTCATTAATGTTATGTGAATTAACGTAttttaatttaaatttaagATTTAAAACACAATTTTCCAACCTTTCCAATTTGATCGTTGACATTTCCATCGCATTAGAAACAAACAATCTTACTAGGTTGACCGATTTTGAAGTTACTTTCTTAAAGGATTTATTTAATACAAATTTTAACATCCCATCATGCtttaaattaaaatatgacaatttcaaaatttcaaaaattttagattttaaagaaagagTCACTAACATGAATGATAGCCTAATTTTGGATGATTATTTTGGACCCATCATCGATACTAGACATCAACAAcagcaagaaaaaattaggCTTAGACATACAGTTGGCTCAAAGACGTCTGCGATTATCACCAATATTTCTATGCCTTTGACACCAACCACTCCTATCTAcatcaagaaaagatacTTAGATGAAGtagatgatgaagacgaaAGTGAACATGATTCATGTAAACGCATTTGCAACTAG